A single Chanos chanos chromosome 8, fChaCha1.1, whole genome shotgun sequence DNA region contains:
- the fam171b gene encoding protein FAM171B, whose amino-acid sequence MPGFTAYLLLAVLLILAEDGYVRGVQGGVVSPGLSLVSEDNAFSTAPDVSRQTQSQHQVETSSVSPSESPLMLRVHVKDASSQRHLGGATLEVFVNGSHMHSSLTQEDGEVLLTIPYKLGMTLTLVASKEGYVLTQLPWTTAKIPIFSSVTLSLIPQTQGNIWLFEDTVLITQKTPDPSSQPSVQFPKSLLRLPENTNISMVTAYLTIPTPPQDKDCHFCTVGILSNKSGYRSVHLNPVAMLSAQLLSSGKEIKVNGPVQFTVPLSYPTNLRATDSVPAWAFDMKAGAWMKKGIGTIKMEGGHLVWTYLAPHLGDWIAAPLPSSSGYMGHATSMDFISYHTYLLVGILGGALVIIIGFLSVLLCHCRDLNHESERKKRGASKLTVLKKDQTTSTSSDEAHEALYHPGDRSYSLASRNAGHRDVSASPRHQANYNIYVEDVSRPVANIYENIGSVGSESHRAPLPSLYVNSEEVARLRERSEQNASRQGANENVVFRDKLFHIYNQPVAIVQASDVFSAQGQVDPTGCRSATFPRNGTEHGPQTERNYKDSFTQTLPKGTQQDSDEQPALDSTQNATANPGIWGRYSHLLESVSVPGTLNEAAGMGPFHGEIQGVSEQTLLELSKAKPSPHPPRAWFVSLDGKPVAQVRHSVIELQGRHRPGSSNDTSLDSGVDMNELQQPLRKGEHEGPSGGSLPKASGGLAHEEQDLSSSEIGSPEDATLRSTLEGSSAAIPNIPEDKDAGDTSSESRSTPPPRRPRKLRDKRPERKTTRHVREERPQMKR is encoded by the exons CTGATTCTCGCGGAAGATGGGTACGTGAGAGGAGTACAGGGTGGGGTGGTCTCCCCTGGCCTTTCCTTGGTGTCGGAAGACAATGCCTTCTCCACCGCTCCAGACGTCAGCAGACAGACGCAAAGCCAACATCAAGTCGAGACATCTTCGGTGTCCCCGTCAG agtCACCTCTGATGCTGAGGGTGCATGTGAAGGATGCGTCTAGCCAGCGACATTTGGGTGGAGCGACCTTGGAGGTGTTTGTGAATGGTTCACACATGCATTCCTCCCTCACTCAGGAGGATGGTGAGGTTCTCCTCACTATTCCTTACAAACTGGGAATGACCCTTACCCTGGTGGCCAGCAAAGAGGGCTACGTTCTCACTCAGCTACCCTGGACGACCGCCAAGATACCCA tATTTTCTTCTGTTACTCTATCCTTGATTCCTCAAACCCAAGGCAATATCTGGCTGTTTGAAGATACTGTGCtaataacacagaaaacaccGG ATCCATCATCTCAGCCCAGTGTACAGTTTCCCAAGAGCCTACTCAGACTCCCAGAGAACACTAACATCTCCATGGTGACTGCATACTTGACAATTCCAACCCCACCCCAAGACAAAGACTGCCACTTCTGCACCGTGGGGATCCTCAGCAACAAATCAG GATACAGGAGTGTTCATTTGAACCCTGTGGCAATGCTTAGTGCCCAACTGTTGTCCAGTGGGAAGGAGATAAAAGTCAACGGACCGGTCCAGTTCACAGTCCCCCTGTCATATCCAACGAACCTCCGAGCAACTGATTCCGTACCTGCGTGGGCCTTCGATATGAAAGCAG GTGCTTGGATGAAAAAGGGCATTGGGACTATTAAGATGGAGGGAGGTCACCTCGTCTGGACGTATCTGGCACCTCATCTTGGTGACTGGATAGCTGCACCACTACCCTCTTCCAGTG GTTATATGGGACATGCAACCTCTATGGATTTCATCTCATATCATACATACCTTCTTGTTGGCATCTTAGGCGGAGCTCTTGTGATTATTATTGGATTTTTATCTGTGCTTTTATGTCACTGCAG AGACTTGAATCATgagtcagagaggaagaaacGGGGTGCTTCCAAACTGACGGTTCTTAAAAAAGACCAGACTACATCAACCAGCTCAGACGAAGCACATGAAGCGTTGTACCACCCTGGCGACAGGTCTTACTCACTTGCTAGCCGAAACGCTGGCCATCGAGATGTCTCTGCCTCCCCTCGGCACCAGGCAAACTACAATATCTACGTGGAGGATGTCAGTCGTCCTGTGGCCaacatttatgaaaacattGGTAGTGTTGGCTCAGAATCGCACAGGGCTCCTCTACCCAGTCTTTATGTCAACAGTGAGGAGGTTGCAAGGCTTAGGGAGAGGTCAGAACAGAATGCCTCTCGTCAGGGAGCCAATGAGAATGTGGTCTTCCGAGACAAGTTGTTTCACATCTATAACCAACCTGTGGCCATTGTACAGGCTTCAGATGTCTTCAGTGCCCAGGGACAAGTTGACCCCACTGGGTGCAGATCAGCCACCTTTCCCCGAAATGGCACGGAGCACGGACCACAGACGGAACGCAACTACAAGGATagtttcactcaaacactgccTAAAGGCACCCAGCAGGACAGTGATGAGCAACCAGCTCTGGATAGCACTCAGAATGCTACTGCCAATCCAGGGATCTGGGGCCGTTACAGCCACTTATTGGAGTCCGTGTCAGTACCAGGCACTCTAAATGAGGCTGCAGGGATGGGTCCATTTCATGGGGAAATTCAAGGGGTCTCAGAGCAAACCCTGTTGGAGCTTTCTAAGGCCAAGCCTTCACCCCATCCCCCAAGGGCATGGTTCGTCTCTTTGGATGGCAAGCCTGTTGCACAGGTACGCCACTCTGTTATCGAACTCCAGGGTCGGCATCGACCAGGCAGCAGCAACGACACCAGCCTGGACTCTGGAGTGGATATGAACGAGCTCCAGCAGCCGCTCCGTAAAGGTGAGCACGAGGGTCCCTCTGGCGGAAGCTTGCCCAAAGCAAGTGGGGGCCTTGCCCATGAGGAGCAGGATCTGAGCAGCAGTGAAATTGGAAGTCCCGAAGATGCAACCCTGAGGAGCACCCTAGAAGGTAGCAGTGCTGCCATCCCTAATATTCCGGAGGATAAGGACGCAGGGGACACGTCCAGTGAGTCAAGGTCAACCCCTCCACCACGCCGGCCGCGGAAGTTACGGGACAAGAGGCCCGAGAGGAAGACAACTCGCCATGTTCGGGAAGAGAGGCCTCAGATGAAACGTTAA